In Chthoniobacterales bacterium, one genomic interval encodes:
- a CDS encoding tandem-95 repeat protein — protein FGANELLSVGMAPASGGVGGNTALLVTDASGQKNLDLGAEIRGAIIDVRIDFDTKAGTYICAAKFRADATYKTTLGTLKLSGASVSMTALGYINGNNPGTGNHHMILDGLQIVSAASAGGGTSPAAVTGSLGGLVANTTYHYRAMAQNSIGQTAGADAVFYTGANAAPTIGNIPDQSINQDTATGAIAFTVGDIETAAGSLTVTGSSSNTSLVPNTNISFGGSEANRTVTITPATGKTGTAIITVFVGDGTLTASDTFVLTVNAPPTVTGISALTINENAGTGALAFTVGDAETATGSLAVTATSSNQMLVPDANIVIGGSGTNRTVTVTPAGNANGTATITINVSDGNAMTSTRFLLTVNAVNDPPTISNIANQTITAGTATPAIKFSVDDVDTPVASLVVTASSSNQALVPDANISISGSGAYSSVTITPLAGQNGTTTITLTVSDGELSTSSNFVLTVNAPPTISAIADQTTDEDTAIGAIAFMVGDTETAVTGLTVSATSSNAAVVPDANIAIGGGGSDRTVTVTPAANANGTAMITVTVSDGQAAAVSSFNLTVNAVNDPPTISAIGNQGIAMNTSTAAIAFTISDVETAAASLTVTGSSDNHTLVPDANLVFEGSGANRTVTVTPATGQTGTAKVAVNVSDGSATTSTSFILTVTQGNQVPTISDIADRTVFVNSNTGAIGFTVSDADTEASSLTLTGSSDNHTLVPKANIVFVGSDASRTVTVTPAANQTGSATITVTVSDGTLTTSDTFVITVNQPPDITIEQSRGSDSAINSVYTNGFIGLNGGYGYGSWSGIATGSGWNYLDTATNGLKSFAIYSGGGSGNGYTASRSFSTPMAVGETFSVQLGYTTVNSGGEVGIKLYSGGALRLTLRLAPSTSTSWQLNDGGSFFGNSISQASGTPLYVVFTRNSGNGYNIKLTSGAQVLSGTNWTSTSGTMSIDRVDFYSTAQGPGQNFRFANLERFVPALAAGTPVFDFGTVRVAAPGSTLTYVVRNDGAGPLSGLALAKSGSNGADFDLGSLGATTLATGEKTTFQVTLNPAGQGARSASASLASNDPDENPFTVNFAGTGLNDAPAISNIPDQTVSENTGTGPIAFIVGDVETPGALVVTAVSSDKMLIPDGNITLLGSGSDHTIAVTPAANQNGTATITVTVSDGDRTVTDAFTVTVSPVNGLPIIGFIADQITDESVASSAIEFTVGDAETAADQLVVTAASDNQILVPNENIELGGSGASRTVTVTPAYVQSGDANITLTVSDGAASASTSFKLTVRAAGGFDTWSVLQSLPADRRGPTDRNGPLAVANLAAYAMGLNPLTAAPADLPSASKGSNNMSITFRRSRFATDVKFNVEAANTMTSSWTNIWTSTTNAYTGGTNDFETVIVTDPQPMDQAPAGQRYLRLKVMRP, from the coding sequence CCTTCGGTGCCAATGAACTGCTGTCGGTGGGAATGGCTCCGGCTAGCGGAGGTGTGGGCGGGAACACCGCATTATTGGTGACTGATGCGTCGGGTCAGAAGAATCTCGATCTCGGGGCCGAAATTCGTGGTGCGATCATTGATGTCCGCATCGACTTCGACACCAAGGCGGGAACCTACATCTGTGCTGCCAAATTCCGTGCGGATGCCACATACAAAACCACGTTGGGAACGCTCAAACTGTCCGGCGCGAGCGTGAGCATGACCGCCCTCGGATATATCAACGGCAACAACCCGGGGACCGGGAACCACCACATGATCCTCGACGGTCTGCAGATCGTATCGGCTGCTTCCGCAGGAGGTGGGACTTCGCCGGCCGCAGTGACTGGAAGCCTCGGTGGATTGGTTGCCAACACGACTTATCACTACCGTGCGATGGCGCAGAACAGCATCGGCCAAACCGCGGGAGCGGATGCCGTGTTTTACACGGGTGCCAATGCTGCGCCGACAATCGGCAACATTCCCGACCAGAGTATCAACCAGGACACGGCGACAGGGGCGATTGCTTTCACGGTGGGCGACATCGAAACCGCGGCCGGATCGCTCACTGTGACGGGCAGCAGCAGCAACACATCCCTTGTTCCCAACACGAATATTTCCTTCGGCGGCAGCGAGGCCAACCGCACCGTCACCATCACGCCCGCCACTGGCAAGACCGGCACGGCTATCATCACCGTGTTCGTCGGCGACGGCACGCTTACCGCTTCCGACACTTTCGTTCTTACGGTGAACGCTCCGCCGACCGTCACTGGCATCTCTGCTCTAACGATCAATGAGAATGCGGGAACCGGAGCACTCGCTTTCACCGTGGGCGATGCGGAAACGGCAACGGGATCGCTCGCAGTCACCGCAACAAGCAGCAACCAGATGCTTGTGCCGGATGCCAATATCGTCATCGGCGGAAGTGGGACCAACCGCACTGTCACCGTTACGCCTGCTGGGAACGCCAATGGAACAGCCACAATCACGATCAACGTCAGCGATGGAAATGCGATGACGAGCACCAGATTTTTGCTGACGGTCAATGCGGTCAATGACCCGCCGACGATCAGCAACATTGCAAACCAGACGATCACGGCCGGCACGGCGACTCCCGCCATTAAGTTCTCTGTGGATGATGTGGATACGCCCGTTGCATCGCTCGTCGTCACCGCCTCCAGCAGCAATCAAGCGCTGGTGCCCGATGCCAATATTTCGATAAGCGGCAGCGGTGCCTACAGCAGTGTGACCATCACGCCTTTGGCGGGCCAAAACGGCACAACGACGATTACACTCACAGTGAGCGACGGTGAATTGAGCACATCCTCCAACTTTGTTCTCACAGTCAATGCACCCCCGACCATCAGCGCCATTGCCGACCAAACCACCGATGAAGACACAGCGATCGGGGCGATTGCGTTCATGGTGGGCGATACGGAAACGGCGGTGACCGGGTTGACTGTCAGCGCAACAAGCAGCAACGCGGCGGTGGTGCCCGATGCCAACATCGCAATAGGCGGGGGCGGATCCGACCGCACCGTGACCGTCACACCCGCGGCAAACGCGAACGGCACAGCCATGATCACCGTGACTGTGAGCGACGGGCAAGCGGCGGCGGTCAGCAGCTTTAATCTGACGGTCAACGCGGTCAATGATCCCCCGACCATCAGCGCCATCGGTAATCAGGGCATTGCCATGAACACTTCCACCGCCGCGATTGCATTCACCATCAGCGATGTCGAAACGGCAGCAGCTTCACTCACGGTCACAGGCAGCAGCGACAACCACACGCTTGTTCCGGACGCGAATCTCGTCTTCGAAGGCAGCGGTGCGAACAGGACCGTCACCGTGACCCCCGCCACCGGTCAAACCGGGACAGCCAAAGTCGCGGTGAATGTGAGTGACGGATCAGCAACGACGAGCACCAGTTTTATTCTCACGGTCACGCAGGGCAACCAAGTCCCGACGATCAGCGACATCGCCGACCGCACCGTATTCGTGAACTCAAACACGGGTGCGATCGGCTTCACAGTGAGCGATGCCGACACAGAGGCATCCTCCCTGACACTCACAGGCAGTAGCGACAACCACACGCTTGTTCCGAAAGCCAACATCGTCTTCGTCGGAAGCGATGCGAGCAGGACTGTCACTGTCACGCCGGCCGCCAATCAGACAGGCAGCGCCACGATCACCGTCACGGTAAGCGATGGAACGCTGACAACCAGCGATACATTCGTGATCACGGTTAACCAGCCGCCGGACATCACCATCGAGCAATCGAGGGGATCGGACTCCGCTATAAATTCCGTTTACACAAACGGTTTTATAGGTCTCAACGGCGGATATGGCTATGGAAGCTGGAGCGGGATTGCGACGGGATCCGGTTGGAACTACCTCGATACGGCTACAAACGGACTCAAGTCTTTTGCGATTTATTCGGGTGGAGGCAGTGGCAACGGCTATACGGCCTCGCGCTCATTCAGCACGCCCATGGCTGTCGGTGAGACGTTTTCAGTTCAACTCGGCTATACCACCGTGAACAGCGGCGGCGAGGTGGGCATAAAATTGTATTCCGGTGGCGCACTGAGGCTGACCCTGCGGCTTGCTCCGAGCACGTCCACATCTTGGCAGCTGAACGACGGAGGATCTTTTTTCGGGAACAGCATCTCGCAAGCTTCGGGAACGCCGCTTTATGTCGTGTTCACGCGCAATTCGGGCAACGGTTATAACATAAAATTGACCAGCGGGGCGCAGGTTCTCAGCGGAACGAATTGGACGTCTACATCCGGCACGATGTCTATCGATCGCGTGGACTTTTACTCGACCGCGCAGGGCCCCGGCCAAAACTTCCGTTTCGCCAACCTCGAGCGGTTTGTTCCGGCATTGGCCGCTGGGACACCCGTCTTTGATTTCGGAACGGTGCGCGTGGCTGCGCCCGGCAGCACGCTGACTTACGTGGTGCGCAACGACGGCGCGGGCCCGCTAAGCGGCTTGGCGTTGGCCAAGTCCGGATCGAACGGTGCGGATTTCGACCTCGGCTCTCTCGGTGCGACGACTCTCGCGACGGGCGAGAAGACAACGTTCCAGGTGACTCTCAATCCCGCGGGACAGGGAGCGCGCAGCGCTTCCGCGAGCCTTGCGAGCAACGATCCGGACGAAAACCCCTTCACCGTGAATTTTGCCGGCACCGGACTCAATGATGCGCCGGCGATCAGCAATATTCCTGACCAAACAGTAAGCGAAAACACCGGCACCGGCCCGATTGCGTTTATCGTGGGCGATGTGGAAACACCGGGGGCGCTCGTTGTCACGGCCGTCAGCAGTGACAAGATGCTCATTCCCGACGGGAACATAACTCTCCTCGGAAGCGGCTCGGACCACACCATCGCCGTCACTCCGGCAGCCAACCAAAACGGCACAGCGACGATCACCGTGACCGTTAGCGACGGCGACCGCACGGTCACCGACGCGTTCACGGTCACAGTCTCCCCCGTGAACGGTTTGCCGATAATCGGATTCATCGCCGACCAGATAACCGACGAGAGCGTGGCGTCATCTGCGATTGAGTTCACGGTGGGTGATGCCGAAACCGCAGCCGATCAACTTGTGGTCACAGCCGCGAGCGATAACCAGATTCTAGTGCCGAATGAGAATATCGAACTTGGCGGTAGTGGAGCTAGCCGCACCGTGACCGTCACCCCCGCCTACGTGCAAAGCGGAGATGCGAACATCACCCTGACCGTGAGCGATGGCGCTGCATCGGCCAGCACGAGTTTCAAGCTGACAGTGCGCGCCGCGGGTGGATTCGATACGTGGAGTGTGTTGCAATCGCTACCAGCCGACCGCCGCGGTCCGACCGACCGCAACGGGCCACTGGCTGTTGCAAACCTCGCGGCCTACGCAATGGGTCTCAACCCGTTGACGGCTGCTCCGGCTGATCTGCCCTCGGCAAGCAAAGGTTCGAACAATATGTCCATCACCTTCCGTCGCTCGCGGTTTGCCACCGATGTCAAATTCAACGTCGAAGCGGCGAACACGATGACTAGCAGCTGGACAAACATTTGGACCAGCACAACAAATGCTTATACCGGCGGAACGAACGACTTCGAGACAGTGATCGTCACCGATCCCCAGCCCATGGATCAGGCGCCTGCTGGCCAGCGCTACCTGCGTCTAAAGGTCATGCGACCGTAA
- a CDS encoding L,D-transpeptidase: MLLGVKPDSEAARSLLEVDLAAQTARLSVDGTPAAPVPISSGRPSFPTPRGEFVITDKHRKWRSTIYPADMPFFMRLSCGDFGLHAGYLPGYPASHGCIRLNQEDAENFFKTVPIGTRVLIK, encoded by the coding sequence ATGCTGCTTGGGGTCAAGCCCGACTCCGAAGCCGCAAGATCTCTGCTCGAAGTCGACCTCGCCGCGCAAACCGCCCGCCTCTCGGTGGATGGCACGCCCGCGGCACCCGTCCCGATTTCTTCCGGCAGGCCGTCATTCCCGACACCTCGCGGAGAGTTTGTCATAACCGACAAGCACCGGAAGTGGCGCTCGACAATTTATCCGGCCGACATGCCGTTTTTCATGCGCCTGTCATGCGGCGACTTCGGGTTGCACGCGGGCTATCTCCCGGGATACCCCGCATCCCATGGCTGCATCCGGCTCAATCAAGAGGACGCGGAAAACTTTTTCAAAACCGTCCCGATCGGCACCCGCGTGCTGATCAAATAG